The stretch of DNA ACGGGCTTCCGGACGAGCCTGCACGCGCACGTCGAGGCGGCCCGCGTGCTCGACCGTCCGGTCGTCAGCCTGCAGCTCGTCGACCCTCGCTTCTACCACCTCGACACCGCCCTGGCCGTGCTCGACGACGGCAACGGCGACGCCCCGGCCGACATCGCCTACCTGCCGTCGGCGTTCTCCGAGCACAGCCGTCGCACGCTGCGCGAGCTGTTCCCGGACGCGGTCGAGTGCACCGAGGAGGACGCCCTCGTGCTCGGGCTCAACGCGGTGAGCGACGGACGCCACGTCGTCGTCCCCGTGCAGGCGCGCACCCTCGCTCGCCAGCTCGAGGAGCGCGGCTACGTGCCGGTCCCCGTCGACGTGAGCGAGCTGCTGAAGGCCGGCGGCAGCGTCAAGTGCTGCACGCAGGAGCACCACTCCTGAGCCCAGGACGCGGGACGCCTCGCGCCAGGCGGCCCGTCAGAGGCGGTACGTGTCGAGGTCCGCGGACAGCTCGGCGAACAGCGCCTCGTTGAGCCCGAAGACGAGGCGCACCTCGGCGAGGACGTCGAGCCGCTCCTGCGCAGTGAGGTCGAGAGCGTCGAGGCGCTGGCGGTACGCGTCCTTGTACGGCTTCGGCTTCGGCACGTCGGCGAACGCGTAGAAGGCGAGCCCGTCGTGGTCGAGGTCGAAGGTCCGCCCCAGCACCCGACCGATCGCGCGACCGCCGGAGAGGTCGCCCAGGTACCGCGTGTAGTGGTGCGCCACGTACCGCGCGGGGTGGTCACGGGTGGTCTCGATCCGCGCCACGTAGGCGTCGGTCGCCGGCGTCGCCGCGTGGCCGGTCCCCCAGTGCGCGACGTCGTCGAGGATCGCCGACGACCGCTCCAGGGCGGGGTCGAGCACGGCGTCGACCACCGGGTGCCCGGCGAGCGCCCGCCCGGCGGCCTCGAGCGCCGCGTACACCCGCTGCAGCCGTGCCAGGTAGTCCGCGTACCCGCGGGGCGACACGCGGCCGGCGAGCAGCTCGCTCATGAAGGCCGAGCCCTCCGCGGACTCGTGCTCACGTCGGGAGCCGTCGCGCAGCAGGCGCGACAACGAGGAGGTGTCCGGCTCGATGATCGTCATGTCTGCCTCTCGTCCACCCCGACCGTACGGGTCGGCCGACCCGTGCTTGAAGCATAGGCTAGGCAACCCTAAGCAGTCCATGGGGGTCCCCGGCGTGGGCGAGCACCCTCTCACCGCCTGCGC from Aeromicrobium erythreum encodes:
- a CDS encoding heme oxygenase (biliverdin-producing), which produces MTIIEPDTSSLSRLLRDGSRREHESAEGSAFMSELLAGRVSPRGYADYLARLQRVYAALEAAGRALAGHPVVDAVLDPALERSSAILDDVAHWGTGHAATPATDAYVARIETTRDHPARYVAHHYTRYLGDLSGGRAIGRVLGRTFDLDHDGLAFYAFADVPKPKPYKDAYRQRLDALDLTAQERLDVLAEVRLVFGLNEALFAELSADLDTYRL